One window from the genome of Magnolia sinica isolate HGM2019 chromosome 4, MsV1, whole genome shotgun sequence encodes:
- the LOC131242232 gene encoding probable glucan 1,3-beta-glucosidase A → MARYSMRWMLGFCVFHCLLSLSGARETPSFKYKAVNLGGWLVTEGWIKPSLFDGIPNKDLLDGTQIQLMSVTQSKYLSAENGGGTIIVANRTSPSGWESFSLWRITESSFRMRVFNRQFIGLNKQGEGTNLVAATNTSGPSETFEIVRNDDDKNRVRIKAPNGQFIQVRTEHLVTADFSGNSSWGDDDPSVFVMRIARTLQGEFQITNGYGREKATQILQEHWKTFIVEEDIKFVSENGLTAVRIPVGWWIASDPTPPWPFVGGSLQALDNAFSWAQKYNVKVIIDLHAAPGSQNGWEHSASRDGFQDWGRTEENIQQTVDVIEFLTARYAKNPSLVGVQLINEPLSPGVSLEALNKYYKAGYDAVRKHSSTAYVIMASRLGPADSKEFLPLASGRTNTVIDVHFYNLFSDVYDNMTVQENIDFVQTNRSRQLNAVTTSNGPLTFVGEWVAEWQVRGATREDYQRFAKAQLEVYGRATFGWAYWTLKNVNNHWSLEWMIKNNYITL, encoded by the exons ATGGCTAGGTACTCCATGAGATGGATGCTCGGCTTTTGTGTTTTTCATTGTCTTCTCTCACTTTCTGGTGCGAGGGAAACACCTAGTTTTAAATATAAAGCAGTAAATCTTGGAGGCTGGCTTGTTACAGAAGGGTGGATAAAACCATCACTCTTTGATGGCATCCCCAACAAAGATCTTTTG GATGGTACCCAAATTCAACTAATGTCAGTCACACAAAGTAAGTACCTTTCTGCTGAGAATGGTGGTGGAACAATCATTGTCGCAAACAGAACGAGTCCTTCGGGGTGGGAAAGTTTTAGT TTGTGGAGGATCACTGAATCAAGTTTTAGAATGAGGGTATTCAATAGACAGTTCATAGGACTAAATAAACAAGGAGAAGGTACTAACCTAGTGGCGGCTACGAACACATCTGGTCCATCTGAAACATTTGAGATTGTGAGGAATGACGATGATAAAAACCGAGTTAGAATCAAAGCCCCAAATGGCCAATTCATACAG GTGAGGACGGAGCACTTGGTCACCGCTGATTTCTCAGGCAATTCAAGCTGGGGAGATGATGATCCATCAGTTTTCGTGATGAGGATTGCCAGGACGCTGCAAGGAGAATTCCAAATAACCAACGGTTACGGACGTGAAAAAGCCACACAAATTCTCCAA GAACATTGGAAAACTTTCATCGTTGAAGAAGATATCAAGTTCGTATCTGAGAACGGTTTAACTGCAGTTAGAATTCCAGTTGGATGGTGGATAGCCAGTGATCCAACGCCACCATGGCCATTCGTTGGTGGGTCTTTGCAAGCTCTGGACAACGCTTTTTCATGGGCACA AAAATACAATGTGAAGGTTATAATCGATCTCCATGCAGCACCGGGTTCACAAAACGGATGGGAACACAGCGCATCAAGAGATGGATTTCAGGATTGGGGGCGGACCGAAGAAAACATACAACAAACTGTGGATGTTATTGAATTCCTTACAGCCAG GTATGCCAAGAATCCGAGTCTTGTTGGCGTCCAGCTGATCAATGAGCCGCTGTCACCTGGAGTTTCCCTTGAGGCCCTTAACAAGTACTACAAAGCCGGCTATGACGCTGTTAGGAAACATTCGTCGACGGCTTACGTGATCATGGCTAGCCGGCTGGGACCAGCTGACTCGAAGGAGTTCTTGCCTCTTGCCAGCGGCCGCACCAACACGGTCATCGACGTGCATTTCTACAACCTATTTTCAGATGTCTACGACAACATGACAGTGCAAGAAAACATTGATTTCGTCCAAACAAACAGGTCTAGGCAGCTGAATGCCGTGACCACATCCAACGGCCCTCTCACTTTTGTTG GGGAATGGGTTGCTGAATGGCAAGTTCGGGGAGCAACAAGGGAGGATTATCAGAGATTTGCAAAGGCCCAATTAGAGGTGTACGGGCGGGCCACGTTCGGTTGGGCCTATTGGACACTAAAGAATGTGAATAACCACTGGAGTTTGGAGTGGATGATTAAAAATAACTACATAACGCTCTAG